The following proteins are co-located in the Malus sylvestris chromosome 13, drMalSylv7.2, whole genome shotgun sequence genome:
- the LOC126597775 gene encoding uncharacterized protein LOC126597775 yields MGKKKKRAESEAEAQPEENKVDIVNGNSHQKDKKKKKHKFDGPAVIPSVSIAVPGSIIDNTQSLELATRLASQIARAATIFRIDEVVIFDSKSESGSLPQADSDENESGAAFLVRILRYLETPQYLRKALFPKHNSLRFVGMLPPLDAPHHLRKHEWGPFREGVTLKERPPNLVGRLVDVGLSKNVIVDQVLDPGTRVTVAMGASWNLDADISRQVVSSSKPREEAGTYWGYKVRYASNITSVMNECPYKGGYDHSIGTSEHGQIINSSELTVPTFRHLLIAFGGLAGLEESVEEDANLKEKSVREVFDLYLNTCPHQGSRTIRTEEAILISLQYFQEPISRALKRI; encoded by the exons atggggaagaagaagaagagagccGAATCAGAAGCAGAAGCACAACCAGAAGAGAACAAAGTCGACATTGTGAATGGCAACTCTCATCAGAaagataagaagaagaagaagcacaaaTTCGACGGACCCGCCGTGATACCTTCCGTGAGCATAGCCGTCCCCGGTTCAATCATCGACAACACTCAATCCCTCGAACTCGCCACCCGA TTGGCCAGTCAGATTGCTCGTGCCGCGACGATTTTCCGAATCGACGAG GTGGTGATATTTGACAGTAAGAGTGAGTCTGGCTCATTGCCACAAGCTGATTCGGATGAGAATGAAAGCGGTGCTGCTTTTCTTGTACGAATCTTGAGGTACCTTGAGACACCTCAGTATTTGAGAAAAGCTCTGTTTCCAAAACACAACAGCCTAAGATTTGTG GGCATGTTACCCCCGCTTGATGCTCCGCACCATCTGCGCAAACATGAATGGGGTCCATTTCGGGAAG GTGTCACACTGAAAGAAAGACCTCCCAACCTTGTGGGAAGACTAGTTGATGTGGGCTTGAGTAAG AATGTCATTGTTGATCAAGTACTTGATCCTGGAACAAGAGTTACTGTGGCTATGGGAGCCAGTTGGAACTTGGATGCTG ATATATCACGCCAGGTTGTCTCATCCTCCAAACCTAGGGAAGAAGCAGGAACATATTGGGGGTACAAAGTGCGCTATGCTTCTAATATTACTTCAGTCATGAATGAATGCCCATACAAG GGTGGCTATGACCATTCAATTGGTACCTCAGAGCATGGTCAGATTATTAATTCCTCTGAGCTCACTGTACCTACTTTCAG GCATCTATTGATTGCTTTTGGTGGACTTGCTGGGTTGGAAGAGAGCGTTGAAGAGGATGCTAACCTAAAG GAAAAAAGTGTGAGAGAGGTATTTGATTTGTATTTGAACACATGCCCGCATCAGGGGAGTCGAACAATTCGAACTGAG GAAGCCATTCTCATATCTCTTCAGTATTTCCAAGAACCAATCAGCCGAGCATTGAAGAGAATTTAG
- the LOC126597773 gene encoding protein phosphatase 2C 70-like: MTMTMLVSIVGLLLLMLLLILLLIFLACKPWRFFSSSSRSRTIKVGELERPLVSDDADLVRNQGNELPRGYDLEGACFPSEGNFRSPRPQGLVHKPRLPTAPPILTQSDSFVLDVISDAPEDILVGQTLKRPLAIQQLLEEQRNSRQSLEQERFQEFLPKDTLNQRTCLNLEVISGPSHGLRCSVQSTSSSRLPMTLGRVPPSDLLLKDSEVSGKHALINWNSNKMKWELVDMGSLNGTLLNSQPINNPDSGSRHWGNPVELASGDVITLGTTSKVFVHIASETESQIPFGVGVASDPMALRRGGKKLPMEDVCYYQWPLPGVDQFGLFGICDGHGGAEAAGSASKLLPQIVANILSDSLKRERVLSLCDASDVLRDAFFQTETCMNHHYEGCTATLLLVWTDGGDNFFVQCANLGDSACVMNVDGKLIKMTEDHRISSYGERLRIQETGAPLKEGETRLCGLNLARMLGDKFLKQQDSRFSYEPYISQVVHINQASNAFAIMASDGLWDVISAKKAIQLVLQTKERYSMDRENLAEKIANILLSEARTVRTKDNTSIIFLDFDTSRISCEAES, from the exons ATGACGATGACGATGCTAGTGAGCATTGTCGGTCTTCTTCTCCTTATGCTTCTTCTGATCCTCCTCCTCATCTTCCTCGCCTGCAAACCATGGCGCTTCTTTTCCTCCTCCTCTCGTTCTCGCACTATCAAG GTTGGTGAGCTTGAGAGACCCCTTGTTTCGGATGATGCTGATTTGGTCCGGAACCAGGGCAATGAGCTTCCAAGAGGTTATGATCTAGAGGGAGCATGCTTTCCAAGTGAAGGGAATTTTCGCTCACCCCGACCACAAGGACTTGTGCATAAGCCGAGGCTTCCCACTGCACCTCCCATTTTGACTCAAA GTGATAGTTTCGTCCTAGATGTGATTTCTGATGCTCCAGAGGATATTTTGGTTGGTCAGACCCTGAAGCGTCCATTGGCAATCCAGCAGTTACTGGAAGAGCAGAGGAACAGTAGACAGAGTTTAGAACAAGAGAGATTTCAAGAGTTTCTACCCAAGGATACCTTGAATCAAA GAACCTGCCTCAACCTGGAGGTCATATCCGGTCCTTCCCATGGACTTCGTTGTTCAGTACAGTCAACAAGTTCCTCCAGGCTTCCTATGACCCTGGGAAGGGTTCCTCCAAGTGATTTATTATTGAAGGACTCGGAGGTGTCAGGAAAGCATGCATTGATAAACTGGAATTCAAAT AAAATGAAATGGGAGCTGGTCGACATGGGTAGCCTGAATGGAACACTTCTGAACTCTCAGCCAATCAATAATCCTGATTCTGGAAGTAGACATTGGGGTAACCCCGTGGAGCTTGCAAGTGGAGACGTAATAACCCTCGGAACGACCTCAAAAGTGTTT GTTCATATTGCATCTGAAACTGAGAGTCAGATCCCCTTTGGAGTTGGCGTGGCTTCAGATCCCATGGCTCTGCGTCGTGGAGGGAAGAAGCTTCCAATGGAAGATGTGTGCTACTATCAATGGCCTCTTCCCGGGGTTGATCAG TTTGGACTTTTTGGTATCTGTGATGGACATGGTGGAGCAGAGGCTGCTGGATCTGCTAGCAA GCTTCTTCCTCAGATCGTTGCTAACATTTTATCGGATTCGCTAAAAAGGGAGAGGGTCTTGTCACTATGTGATGCTTCAGATGTTCTCAGGGATGCATTTTTTCAGACAGAAACATGCATGAATCACCATTACGag GGCTGTACTGCCACTCTGCTTCTGGTTTGGACTGACGGTGGTGACAATTTCTTTGTGCAATGTGCAAATCTTGGAGATTCAGCTTGTGTTATGAA TGTTGATGGGAAGCTGATTAAGATGACCGAGGACCATAGAATTAGTAGTTATGGTGAAAGACTCCGAATCCAGGAAACAGGAGCCCCGTTGAAAGAGGGGGAAACACGCCTATGTG GTTTGAACCTTGCTCGGATGCTTGGAGACAAATTTCTTAAACAGCAGGATTCCCGCTTCAGTTATGAACCATACATTAGCCAAGTAGTTCATATCAATCAAGCGAGCAACGCCTTTGCGATAATGGCCAG TGATGGCTTATGGGATGTAATTAGTGCGAAAAAGGCGATTCAGCTAGTTCTTCAG ACGAAAGAGAGATACTCGATGGACAGGGAGAATCTGGCAGAGAAGATTGCTAATATTTTGTTGAGTGAGGCTAGAACAGTGCGAACAAAGGATAATACCTCTATAATTTTCTTAGATTTTGATACTTCTAGGATCTCGTGTGAAGCTGAATCTTGA
- the LOC126597772 gene encoding LOW QUALITY PROTEIN: probable ATP-dependent DNA helicase CHR12 (The sequence of the model RefSeq protein was modified relative to this genomic sequence to represent the inferred CDS: deleted 1 base in 1 codon) translates to MSPMAELDSSSSSLDHVHKTKSLICALNFLFRNLPLPPDLFNAVSNIYAAAPDAPLDGDEGLDGPDSSAAGEDLLADLGDALLEQRQNFTSGAALIESKEKRYESHIQHRLTELEELPSSRGEDLQTKCLLELYGLKDFFLAACRIAKKVRSEVSSEYSLRMHCEHPDKTLFDWGMMRLRTPLYGVGDAFAMEADDQFRKKRDAERLSRLEEEEKNNIETRKRKFFTEILNAVREYQLQIQASMKRRKQRNDHVLSWHGKQRQRATRAEKLRFQALKADDQEAYMRMVKESKNERLTILLEETNKLLVNLGAAVQRQKDFKHSEGTEEMKDSEGELTELEEDVDLIDSDCNDDSSDLLKGQRQYNSAIHSIEEQVTEQPSMLEGGELRSYQVEGLQWMVSLFNNNLNGILADEMGLGKTIQTISLIAYLIENKGVTGPHLIVAPKAVLPNWVNEFATWAPSIAAILYDGRQDERKAMREELSGEGKFNVLITHYDLIMRDKQFLKKINWYYLIVDEGHRLKNHECALAQTLAGYDMRRRLLLTGTPIQNSLQELWSLLNFLLPHIFNSVQNFEEWFNAPFADRGSITLTDEEQLLIIRRLHQVIRPFILRRKKDEVEKFLPGKSQVILKSDMSAWQKVYYQQVTDVGRVGLDNGSGKSKSLQNLTMQLRKCCNHPYLFVGDYNMWRREEIIRASGKFELLDRLLPKLHKAGHRILLFSQMTRLMDILEIYMQLHDFKYLRLDGSTKTEERGTLLKKFNAPDSPFFMFLLSTRAGGLGLNLQTADTVIIFDSDWNPQMDQQAEDRAHRIGQKKEVRVFVLVSVGSIEEVILERAKEKMGIDAKVIQAGLFNTTSTAQDRRELLEEIMRKGTRSLGTDVPSEREINRLAARSEEEFWLFEKMDEERRRKENYRSRLMEDHEVPEWAYSTPDKQTATKGFHSGSVTGKRRRKAVQSYSDGLSDLQWMKAVENGADISKLSGRGTKRNHVQSDSVELVSGNAGTEEKVTKLIQNVPLVKEGASEDTYALTPASKRQKSEELEVEKHESHAAGGSGLSGPILTFKIHRKKRSSYTNPSSSSDGRGQNSNVRGNGWA, encoded by the exons ATGTCTCCAATGGCCGAGCTGGACAGCAGCAGCTCCAGCCTCGACCACGTCCACAAGACCAAGTCCCTGATCTGCGCCCTCAACTTCCTCTTTCGCAACCTCCCTCTCCCTCCCGACTTATTCAACGCCGTTTCCAACATCTACGCCGCCGCCCCGGATGCCCCTCTCGACGGTGACGAGGGTTTG GATGGCCCTGATAGTTCTGCTGCAGGAGAAGATTTATTAGCAGACCTTGGAGATGCACTTTTGGAACAACGTCAAAATTTCACGTCGGGTGCTGCATTAATAGAATCGAAAGAAAAACGTTATGAAAGCCACATTCAGCATCGGTTAACCGAACTTGAAG AATTACCTTCAAGTAGAGGAGAGGACCTGCAGACAAAGTGCTTGCTCGAACTCTATGGGCTAAAG GACTTCTTTCTAGCAGCTTGCAGAATTGCA AAGAAGGTCCGCTCTGAAGTGAGTTCAGAATACTCACTCCGTATGCATTGTGAGCATCCTGACAAAACATTGTTTGACTGGGGCATGATGCGATTGCGCACTCCACTGTATGGTGTTGGAGATGCTTTTGCCATGGAGGCCGATGATCAGTTCAGGAAGAAACGAGATGCTGAG CGCCTCTCAAGGTTagaagaggaggagaagaacAACATTGAGACTAGGAAAAGAAAATTCTTTACAGAAATACTTAATGCTGTTCGTGAATACCAATTGCAAATTCAGGCTTCTATGAAACGTCGGAAACAGAGGAATGATCATGTCCTG AGTTGGCATGGAAAGCAAAGACAACGAGCCACAAGGGCTGAGAAATTGAGGTTCCAGGCCTTAAAGGCTGATGATCAGGAAGCATACATGAGAATGGTAAAGGAGAGCAAGAATGAAAGGCTAACAATACTTcttgaagaaacaaataaacTCCTTGTTAATTTGGGAGCTGCTGTTCAGCGGCAGAAAGATTTTAAACATTCAGAGGGTACTGAAGAAATGAAAGACTCTGAAGGTGAATTGACAGAGTTGGAAGAAGATGTGGACCTCATTGATTCTGATTGTAATGATGACAGTAGTGACTTGCTTAAAGGTCAGCGGCAGTATAACTCAGCCATCCATTCTATTGAGGAACAG GTGACTGAGCAACCCTCCATGCTTGAAGGTGGAGAACTGAGGTCTTACCAGGTTGAGGGCCTACAATGGATGGTTTCCTTGTTCAATAACAATCTAAATGGTATTTTGGCTGACGAGATGGGATTGggtaaaaccatacaaactatATCATTGATTGCATATCTCATTGAAAACAAGGGTGTCACTGGACCCCACTTGATAGTGGCTCCGAAGGCTGTATTACCAAATTGGGTTAATGAATTCGCAACGTGGGCTCCTAG TATTGCTGCTATTCTTTATGATGGACGTCAAGACGAAAGAAAGGCAATGAGGGAAGAATTATCAGGGGAAGGAAAATTTAATGTGTTGATCACACATTATGACCTTATCATGAGGGATAaacaatttttgaaaaaaattaactgGTACTACTTGATTGTTGATGAAGGACATAGGTTGAAGAATCATGAGTGTGCTCTTGCACAAACACTTGCAGG TTATGATATGCGACGAAGACTTCTGTTGACTGGTACCCCAATACAGAATAGCTTGCAGGAGTTGTGGTCCCTGCTTAATTTCCTTCTCCCACACATTTTTAATTCAGTTCAAAATTTTGAGGAATGGTTTAATGCACCTTTTGCGGATCGGGGCAGTATTACCCTTACTGATGAAGAACAGCTATTGATCATTCGCCGTCTACATCAA GTTATACGGCCCTTCATACTGAGGAGGAAAAAAGATGAGGTGGAGAAGTTCCTTCCTGGAAAATCTCAAGTCATACTGAAAAGTGACATGTCAGCATGGCAGAAAGTATATTATCAACAAGTTACAGATGTGGGCAGAGTTGGGCTTGATAATG GTTCTGGAAAATCAAAGAGCTTGCAGAACCTGACAATGCAGCTCAGGAAGTGTTGTAACCACCCATACCTTTTTGTGGGAGATTATAACATGTGGCGCAGGGAGGAGATCATCAGAGCATCAGGAAAATTTGAACTACTTGATCGTCTACTCCCAAAACTCCACAAAGCGGGGCACAGAATCCTGCTTTTTTCACAAATGACTCGTCTCATGGACATTCTTGAAATTTATATGCAACTTCACGACTTTAAGTATCTTCGACTGGATGGTTCAACAAAAACTGAGGAAAGGGGGACTCTGCTAAAGAAATTCAATGCTCCAGACTCTCCATTCTTCATGTTTCTCTTGAGCACTCGTGCCGGAGGCCTTGGTTTGAACTTACAAACTGCTGATACGGTAATAATTTTCGACAGTGATTGGAATCCACAAATGGACCAACAGGCGGAGGACCGGGCCCATCGTATAGGTCAAAAGAAAGAAGTTAGGGTATTTGTGTTGGTTAGTGTTGGATCAATCGAAGAAGTAATTTTAGAGCGTGCTAAAGAGAAGATGGGCATAGATGCCAAGGTCATCCAGGCCGGACTATTTAATACAACTTCCACAG CTCAGGACAGAAGAGAGCTGTTGGAGGAAATCATGCGCAAGGGTACAAGATCACTTGGGACAGATGTACCAAGCGAGCGAGAGATCAACCGCCTTGCTGCCAGATCAGAAGAAGAGTTCTGGCTGTTTGAGAAAATGGATGAGGAGAGAAGGCGAAAGGAGAACTACAGATCTCGCCTTATGGAAGACCATGAGGTTCCCGAGTGGGCATATTCAACACCTGATAAGCAAACTGCTACCAAAGGCTTTCATAGTGGCAGCGTCACTGGAAAGCGCAGGAGAAAGGCGGTACAGTCTTATTCTGATGGCCTTAGTGATTTACAGTGGATGAAAGCTGTCGAAAATGGAGCAGACATATCGAAGCTTTCAGGAAGAGGAACAAAGAGAAATCATGTTCAATCAGATAGTGTTGAATTAGTTAGTGGTAATGCAGGAACAGAGGAAAAAGTTACGAAATTGATTCAAAATGTTCCGTTGGTGAAAGAGGGAGCAAGTGAAGATACCTATGCGTTGACCCCAGCCTCGAAGAGACAGAAGTCTGAAGAGCTGGAAGTAGAGAAACATGAAAGTCATGCAGCTGGAGGAAGTGGTTTGAGTGGGCCTATCTTGACGTTCAAGATACATCGAAAAAAGAGATCAAGCTATACTAACCCAAGTTCCTCCTCCGATGGTAGAGGGCAAAATTCCAATGTAAGAGGTAATGGATGGGCTTAA
- the LOC126597774 gene encoding RAN GTPase-activating protein 2-like, with protein sequence MDATTLNSERRPFSIKLWPPSQNTRKVLVERMINNLNSKSLFTEKYGCLSKEEAEENAKRIEDVAFATADQNYENEPDGDGSSAVQLYARECSKLLLEVLKKGPRSKEDGKVTSDTTPTETLFDISKGQRAFIEAEEAEELLKPLKEPGNTYTKICFSNRSFGLGAARVAEPILVSLKNQLKEVDLSDFIAGRPEAEALEVMNIFAAALEGSILKYLNLSNNALGEKGVRAFGALLKSQSYLEELYLMNDGISEEAARAVCELIPSTEKLRVLHFHNNMTGDEGAIAIAEVVKRSPLLENFRCSSTRVGSEGGVALSEALGTCTHLEKLDLRDNMFGVEGGVALSKALSKHNNLTEIYLSYLNLEDEGTFAIANVLKESAPALEVFDIAGNDITAKAAPAIAACIAAKPHLAKLNLGENSLKDEGTIQISKVLQGHAELQEVDFNTNQIRRAGARALAQAVVQKPGFKLLNINANFISDEGIDELKDAFKKSPNVLGSLDENDPEGEDDDDEDEDDDKESGEGKGNEDELESKLKNLEVGQEE encoded by the coding sequence ATGGATGCCACAACTCTGAATTCAGAACGCCGTCCATTTTCAATTAAACTATGGCCTCCTAGCCAAAATACAAGGAAAGTGCTTGTGGAGCGGATGATAAACAATCTTAACTCTAAATCCCTTTTCACTGAGAAGTATGGCTGTCTGAGTAAGGAAGAGGCTGAGGAAAATGCAAAACGAATTGAGGATGTCGCTTTTGCTACTGCAgatcaaaactatgaaaatgaaCCAGATGGGGATGGAAGTTCTGCAGTGCAGCTTTATGCCCGGGAATGCAGTAAGCTCCTGCTGGAAGTTCTTAAAAAGGGACCTAGAAGCAAGGAGGATGGGAAAGTGACATCTGATACCACACCCACTGAGACTTTGTTTGATATATCGAAAGGCCAACGGGCTTTTATTGAGGCTGAGGAAGCTGAGGAGCTTTTGAAGCCACTGAAGGAGCCAGGGAACACTTACACCAAAATATGCTTCAGCAATAGAAGCTTTGGTCTTGGAGCAGCCCGTGTTGCTGAGCCCATATTGGTTTCTCTTAAGAACCAATTGAAAGAAGTTGACCTCTCAGATTTTATAGCAGGAAGACCAGAGGCAGAAGCTCTTGAAgtcatgaatatatttgcagCTGCCTTAGAAGGTAGTATCTTGAAGTATCTGAATCTCTCCAACAATGCCTTGGGTGAGAAAGGTGTTCGGGCTTTTGGGGCACTCCTGAAATCACAAAGTTACTTGGAGGAACTCTATTTGATGAATGATGGCATTTCAGAAGAAGCTGCTCGAGCAGTTTGTGAGTTGATTCCTTCCACAGAGAAGCTTAGAGTCCTCCATTTTCATAATAATATGACAGGAGATGAAGGGGCAATTGCTATTGCTGAGGTTGTCAAGCGTTCTCCGCTTTTGGAGAATTTCCGTTGCTCCTCCACGAGGGTAGGCTCCGAGGGAGGAGTTGCCTTATCTGAAGCACTTGGGACATGTACCCATTTGGAAAAGCTGGACTTGCGGGACAACATGTTTGGTGTAGAAGGTGGAGTCGCATTGAGTAAAGCTCTTTCCAAGCATAACAATTTGACAGAGATTTACCTTAGTTACTTGAACCTAGAAGATGAGGGCACATTTGCAATTGCCAATGTTCTCAAAGAATCAGCCCCTGCACTTGAAGTCTTTGACATTGCTGGAAATGACATAACTGCTAAAGCTGCTCCTGCTATAGCAGCTTGTATAGCAGCTAAACCACATCTGGCCAAGCTGAATTTGGGTGAGAATAGCCTTAAGGATGAAGGCACTATTCAGATCAGCAAGGTGTTGCAAGGCCATGCCGAGTTGCAGGAAGTTGATTTCAACACCAACCAAATCAGAAGAGCAGGGGCTCGTGCGTTGGCACAGGCTGTGGTTCAGAAGCCCGGTTTTAAGTTGCTCAACATCAATGCAAATTTCATTTCTGATGAGGGCATTGACGAGCTGAAGGATGCATTCAAGAAATCTCCCAACGTGCTTGGATCTTTGGACGAGAATGACCCTGAAGGAGAAGATGACGATgacgaagatgaagatgatgacaaAGAATCTGGAGAGGGCAAAGGCAATGAGGATGAATTGGAATCCAAACTCAAAAACCTTGAAGTTGGCCAAGAGGAATAG